A section of the Triticum dicoccoides isolate Atlit2015 ecotype Zavitan chromosome 7A, WEW_v2.0, whole genome shotgun sequence genome encodes:
- the LOC119328198 gene encoding probable long-chain-alcohol O-fatty-acyltransferase 4 — protein sequence MAAALMDGELGSLLKVTTAVWAAMYYARMSAAVIRPGAARLAALLPAVALFCAIPFAFSTTTFRGSSAFFLSWLGTFKLLLLAAGRGPLDPSLSLPHFVFSASLPVKFRQPASASAKAKDQDPASGGPAKILVSGAVIPFIIYAYQFKDAMRRWQLVLLYTVHIYFSLELLLGSVRAVIHGVLGMEMEPQVDRPYLASSLRDFWGRRWNLMVPAILRPSVHGPVRARLGDAAGVMASFLVSGLMHEVMFYYIMWQPPSGDVTAFFVLHGACTAAEGWWARHAGWWRPPRAAAVPLTLAFVGGTGFWLFFPAMIRGGLDELALQECQGLVAAMEQAGRWLAGGGGGGAGPILSTR from the coding sequence ATGGCGGCGGCGCtcatggacggcgagctcgggagCCTCCTGAAGGTGACGACGGCGGTTTGggcggccatgtactacgcccgcatGTCCGCCGCGGTCATACGCCCTGGCGCGGCTCGCCTCGCCGCGCTCCTGCCCGCCGTCGCGCTCTTCTGCGcgatccccttcgccttctccaccACCACGTTCCGCGGCAGCTCCGCCTTCTTCCTCAGCTGGCTCGGCACCTTCAAGCTCCTCCTCCTTGCCGCCGGCCGCGGGCCGCTGGACCCGTCCCTCTCCCTGCCCCACTTCGTGTTCTCCGCCTCCCTGCCCGTCAAGTTCCGGcagcccgcctccgcctccgccaaaGCGAAGGACCAAGATCCCGCTTCGGGCGGCCCGGCCAAGATCCTCGTCTCCGGCGCCGTCATCCCCTTCATCATCTACGCGTACCAGTTCAAGGACGCGATGCGCCGGTGGCAGCTCGTCCTCCTGTACACCGTGCACATCTACTTctccctggagctcctgctgggctCGGTGCGCGCCGTGATCCACGGCGTGCTGGGCATGGAGATGGAGCCGCAGGTGGACCGGCCGTACCTGGCTTCGTCGCTGCGGGACTTCTGGGGCCGGCGGTGGAACCTCATGGTGCCCGCCATCCTCCGGCCGTCGGTGCACGGCCCCGTGCGCGCGCGCCTCGGCGACGCGGCGGGGGTCATGGCGTCCTTCCTCGTCTCCGGGCTCATGCACGAGGTGATGTTCTACTACATCATGTGGCAGCCGCCCAGCGGCGACGTGACCGCCTTCTTCGTCCTGCACGGGGCGTGCACCGCGGCGGAGGGGTGGTGGGCGCGGCACGCCGGGTGGTGGCGCCCGCCGCGGGCGGCCGCGGTGCCGCTCACGCTGGCGTTCGTGGGCGGGACGGGGTTCTGGCTCTTCTTCCCGGCCATGATCAGGGGCGGGCTGGACGAGCTCGCGCTGCAGGAGTGCCAGGGCTTGGTGGCGGCCATGGAGCAGGCCGGCCGGTGgctcgccggcggtggcggcggcggcgccggtccCATTCTTTCCACCCGCTGA